A window from Neodiprion fabricii isolate iyNeoFabr1 chromosome 2, iyNeoFabr1.1, whole genome shotgun sequence encodes these proteins:
- the LOC124176076 gene encoding uncharacterized protein LOC124176076 isoform X2, whose product MAREELRSKRPFKIWDSWRNVRKGLVVSNFEELLHRGKEKLGVPQNEKVSLVLESDGTQVEDGEYFKTLANNTILLLLRHGERWCPTGVDIIRAAISAIPKIVCETIHALELHDETPSWKIMDNKGRVTVVLHWDQRSSSQVQQQQQQQQGGKSQDGQSSKYSPTKKSELISGGQRPSLVIQTSLDKLQNYHDGIGIGIGNGKAGGHGAGDLGGGVGGGGGGGGSGGSAGVGSGGGPRYSSPQITVINHDDMVQKSFTSPSHSSYGPMLASSLLPGSSSSGPSTSGSRLVKQGTNSFDSTTIHIHTPECSNHIHQPVARNGSPVNGADGGSAAECDFHCCALHEEGRRIAVHKSVATSPIQDAQHQTPSPQPQSSLSDGTRRSGVIKGHVRFRDDESEAGPSHQYRAGSSSGQFHGHGGSHTHHHHNHLHQDHDSSESETENTIMEDEVVTSEKFLLLIDQLTVDQKHHLSIKDIGIILERLSSKILDVERLDRESENDGCYNWTIKAVIRGDVLRELGVIYNGNYYAISEHPGYREELEENNEDNEDDDDDDDEEEEEEDRL is encoded by the exons ATGGCAAGAGAG GAGTTACGGAGCAAAAGACCTTTTAAGATATGGGACAGTTGGCGAAACGTAAGAAAGGGACTGGTCGTTAGCAATTTTGAAGAACTGTTACACCGCG gtaaagaaaaattgggCGTTCCCCAAAATGAGAAGGTCTCTTTAGTGCTCGAATCGGATGGTACGCAGGTCGAGGACGGGGAATATTTCAAGACTTTAGCGAACAACACGATACTGCTACTCCTGCGACATGGTGAAAGGTGGTGTCCCACTGGCGTTGACATCATTCGGGCTG CGATTTCGGCGATACCGAAAATAGTCTGCGAAACGATCCACGCGTTGGAGTTGCACGATGAGACGCCATCCTGGAAAATTATGGACAATAAAGGACGTGTCACAGTGGTGCTCCACTGGGATCAGCGGTCATCGTCGCAGGttcaacagcagcagcaacagcagcagggGGGAAAGTCACAGGACGGTCAGAGCTCGAAATATTCTCCAACGAAGAAGAGCGAACTGATTTCGGGTGGTCAGAGACCGTCGTTAGTGATACAGACGAGCTTGGACAAGCTGCAGAATTATCACGACGGGATCGGGATCGGTATAGGTAACGGAAAAGCTGGAGGTCACGGAGCGGGCGACTTAGGAGGAGGcgttggtggtggtggtggtggtggtggtagtgGTGGTAGTGCCGGTGTTGGTAGTGGTGGTGGTCCTCGTTACAGCAGCCCTCAAATAACTGTGATAAATCATGACGATATGGTACAGAAGAGTTTTACTAGTCCGAGTCATAGTTCCTACGGTCCGATGCTGGCCTCCAGCTTATTACCGGGATCGTCAAGCAGCGGGCCTTCTACATCTGGTAGCCGTCTCGTTAAGCAGGGTACCAACTCGTTCGACAGTACCACAATCCATATCCACACACCAGAGTGTTCGAATCACATCCATCAGCCTGTAGCGAGGAACGGTAGTCCCGTGAACGGTGCCGACGGAGGAAGCGCGGCCGAGTGCGATTTTCACTGCTGCGCGCTCCACGAGGAGGGTCGTCGTATAGCGGTTCACAAATCCGTTGCGACATCGCCTATCCAGGACGCCCAACATCAGACGCCGTCGCCGCAGCCGCAGTCCTCGCTTTCGGACGGCACGAGGCGTTCCGGGGTGATAAAAGGGCACGTCAGGTTCCGGGACGACGAGAGCGAGGCGGGACCCAGTCACCAGTACCGTGCCGGAAGTTCGTCGGGTCAGTTCCACGGGCACGGAGGTTCCCATACCCATCACCATCACAATCATCTGCACCAGGATCACGACAGCTCCGAGTCTGAAACGGAGAATACGATAATGGAGGACGAGGTAGTGacttcggaaaaatttttacttctcatCGATCAGCTCACGGTAGATCAGAAGCACCATCTTAGCATCAAGGATATCGGTATTATACTAGAAAGGCTAAGCTCGAAGATACTGGACGTCGAGAGATTGGACAGGGAGAGCGAGAACGATGGATGTTACAACTGGACAATTAAGGCCGTTATTAGGGGCGACGTGCTCAGGGAACTAGGTGTTATTTACAACGGGAATTACTACGCCATCTCGGAACACCCCGGGTACAGGGAGGAGCTCGAGGAGAATAACGAGGATaacgaggacgacgacgacgacgacgatgaggaggaggaggaggaagataGACTTTAA
- the LOC124176076 gene encoding uncharacterized protein LOC124176076 isoform X1, giving the protein MRMPAEELRSKRPFKIWDSWRNVRKGLVVSNFEELLHRGKEKLGVPQNEKVSLVLESDGTQVEDGEYFKTLANNTILLLLRHGERWCPTGVDIIRAAISAIPKIVCETIHALELHDETPSWKIMDNKGRVTVVLHWDQRSSSQVQQQQQQQQGGKSQDGQSSKYSPTKKSELISGGQRPSLVIQTSLDKLQNYHDGIGIGIGNGKAGGHGAGDLGGGVGGGGGGGGSGGSAGVGSGGGPRYSSPQITVINHDDMVQKSFTSPSHSSYGPMLASSLLPGSSSSGPSTSGSRLVKQGTNSFDSTTIHIHTPECSNHIHQPVARNGSPVNGADGGSAAECDFHCCALHEEGRRIAVHKSVATSPIQDAQHQTPSPQPQSSLSDGTRRSGVIKGHVRFRDDESEAGPSHQYRAGSSSGQFHGHGGSHTHHHHNHLHQDHDSSESETENTIMEDEVVTSEKFLLLIDQLTVDQKHHLSIKDIGIILERLSSKILDVERLDRESENDGCYNWTIKAVIRGDVLRELGVIYNGNYYAISEHPGYREELEENNEDNEDDDDDDDEEEEEEDRL; this is encoded by the exons ATGCGAATGCCAGCAGAG GAGTTACGGAGCAAAAGACCTTTTAAGATATGGGACAGTTGGCGAAACGTAAGAAAGGGACTGGTCGTTAGCAATTTTGAAGAACTGTTACACCGCG gtaaagaaaaattgggCGTTCCCCAAAATGAGAAGGTCTCTTTAGTGCTCGAATCGGATGGTACGCAGGTCGAGGACGGGGAATATTTCAAGACTTTAGCGAACAACACGATACTGCTACTCCTGCGACATGGTGAAAGGTGGTGTCCCACTGGCGTTGACATCATTCGGGCTG CGATTTCGGCGATACCGAAAATAGTCTGCGAAACGATCCACGCGTTGGAGTTGCACGATGAGACGCCATCCTGGAAAATTATGGACAATAAAGGACGTGTCACAGTGGTGCTCCACTGGGATCAGCGGTCATCGTCGCAGGttcaacagcagcagcaacagcagcagggGGGAAAGTCACAGGACGGTCAGAGCTCGAAATATTCTCCAACGAAGAAGAGCGAACTGATTTCGGGTGGTCAGAGACCGTCGTTAGTGATACAGACGAGCTTGGACAAGCTGCAGAATTATCACGACGGGATCGGGATCGGTATAGGTAACGGAAAAGCTGGAGGTCACGGAGCGGGCGACTTAGGAGGAGGcgttggtggtggtggtggtggtggtggtagtgGTGGTAGTGCCGGTGTTGGTAGTGGTGGTGGTCCTCGTTACAGCAGCCCTCAAATAACTGTGATAAATCATGACGATATGGTACAGAAGAGTTTTACTAGTCCGAGTCATAGTTCCTACGGTCCGATGCTGGCCTCCAGCTTATTACCGGGATCGTCAAGCAGCGGGCCTTCTACATCTGGTAGCCGTCTCGTTAAGCAGGGTACCAACTCGTTCGACAGTACCACAATCCATATCCACACACCAGAGTGTTCGAATCACATCCATCAGCCTGTAGCGAGGAACGGTAGTCCCGTGAACGGTGCCGACGGAGGAAGCGCGGCCGAGTGCGATTTTCACTGCTGCGCGCTCCACGAGGAGGGTCGTCGTATAGCGGTTCACAAATCCGTTGCGACATCGCCTATCCAGGACGCCCAACATCAGACGCCGTCGCCGCAGCCGCAGTCCTCGCTTTCGGACGGCACGAGGCGTTCCGGGGTGATAAAAGGGCACGTCAGGTTCCGGGACGACGAGAGCGAGGCGGGACCCAGTCACCAGTACCGTGCCGGAAGTTCGTCGGGTCAGTTCCACGGGCACGGAGGTTCCCATACCCATCACCATCACAATCATCTGCACCAGGATCACGACAGCTCCGAGTCTGAAACGGAGAATACGATAATGGAGGACGAGGTAGTGacttcggaaaaatttttacttctcatCGATCAGCTCACGGTAGATCAGAAGCACCATCTTAGCATCAAGGATATCGGTATTATACTAGAAAGGCTAAGCTCGAAGATACTGGACGTCGAGAGATTGGACAGGGAGAGCGAGAACGATGGATGTTACAACTGGACAATTAAGGCCGTTATTAGGGGCGACGTGCTCAGGGAACTAGGTGTTATTTACAACGGGAATTACTACGCCATCTCGGAACACCCCGGGTACAGGGAGGAGCTCGAGGAGAATAACGAGGATaacgaggacgacgacgacgacgacgatgaggaggaggaggaggaagataGACTTTAA
- the LOC124176085 gene encoding GTP-binding protein 128up — translation MSTILEKIASIEAEMARTQKNKATSGHLGLLKAKLAKLRRELITPKGGGGGGEQGFEVAKTGDARIGFVGFPSVGKSTLLSTLAGVYSEVAAYEFTTLTTVPGCIKYKGAKIQLLDLPGIIEGAKDGKGRGRQVIAVARTCSLIFIVLDVLKPLGHKKLIEHELEGFGLRLNKQPPNITFRKKDKGGINLQTMCVQSELDLDTVKSILSEYRIHNADITLRYDATSDDLIDVIEGNRVYVPCIYLLNKIDQISIEELDVIYKIPHCVPISAHHKWNFDDLLEKMWEYLQLVRIYTKPKGQLPDYNSPVVLNIERRSVEDFCNKLHRSIAKEFKYALVWGSSVKHQPQKVGKDHILCDEDVVQVVKRV, via the exons ATGAGCACTATATTGGAAAAGATCGCCTCGATCGAGGCCGAG ATGGCTCGGACCCAAAAAAACAAGGCGACGTCCGGCCACTTGGGTCTTCTTAAGGCAAAGCTAGCCAAACTTAGAAGAGAACTGATCACCCCCAAGGGAGGCGGTGGAGGCGGAGAACAGGGTTTCGAAGTAGCCAAAACCGGTGACGCTAGAATTGGGTTTGTCG GATTTCCATCCGTTGGCAAATCAACTTTACTCAGCACTCTTGCCGGTGTTTATTCCGAGGTAGCTGCATATGAATTCACTACCCTCACCACCGTCCCTGGTTGCATCAAGTACAAAGGAGCTAAAATTCAG CTTCTAGATCTTCCTGGTATTATCGAAGGTGCTAAAGATGGCAAGGGTCGAGGAAGACAGGTTATCGCAGTTGCACGTACATGCAGCcttatatttattgtattaGATGTCCTCAAGCCCCTTGGTCACAAGAAGCTCATTGAACATGAACTCGAGGGATTCGGTCTGCGGCTGAATAAGCAACCTCCAAATattacttttagaaaaaaagataaggGTGGAATCAATCTACAAACCATG TGTGTACAATCCGAACTCGATTTAGACACCGTAAAATCTATCCTCTCAGAGTACAGGATTCACAATGCGGACATAACTCTCCGCTACGACGCTACTTCGGATGATCTTATTGATGTTATTGAGGGTAATCGCGTCTATGTACCCTGCATTTACCTTCTCAACAAAATAG ATCAAATTAGTATCGAGGAGTTGGAcgttatttacaaaataccaCACTGTGTACCAATCTCTGCCCACCATAAATGGAATTTTGAtgatttacttgaaaaaatgtgGGAGTACTTGCAACTTGTGAGAAT TTATACAAAACCAAAAGGCCAGCTTCCTGATTACAACTCGCCAGTTGTATTGAACATCGAGCGAAGATCAGTCGAGGATTTTTGCAACAAACTGCATCGTTCCATTGCTAAAGAGTTCAAATA cGCGCTTGTTTGGGGCTCATCGGTAAAGCACCAGCCTCAAAAAGTTGGAAAAGATCATATCTTATGTGATGAAGATGTTGTACAAGTTGTTAAGAGAGTGTGA
- the LOC124176070 gene encoding centrosomal protein of 131 kDa — protein MINIQHPRVVTKPPISNFAMSDNGMAHGLPMQRCNSAEDRVRNSNPSRFCETNGGLDSKKGEYLKEAETHPNQINAMIENIGYDLKKLQTTSDFNQNVIEPNSCSFDQLCSMINDLEKNLSGNEAQLNIDSNTTGSFVNNEGGHFYGNDQDYSINQLQPEKDYSNQPCGSSLSTYEDIMSLLGILNHEGYLEDVPNNRAYAHPKNIEATLNSRSIPCCNNQGIHPAQTHIPETIKDDLATLRLQLEERDETLKILKNELKSQRHSACEKLELQKKQHCTELQTQKTKYQTTIKRHQKFIEQIISDKKNLTEKCNSLTEHIKEMEVKYHRELKVVADRHAVELRRARELCAASEKIRRERWLEAKTSKIKEMTVKGLEPELRSMVEQHQQELQEIRSAHIKELQDTELRTIRRSNQQLEQLRLELTASHEKLLSSEKDILRTRYQEKLEQQENLFQEQRRKLLDDLEREKNLLAQEHKRLNAERDAAISQARSQFNEKINTLIRQHQIEKKAVQESLRVEQETWMENCRRQHNMKLEKMETRLRDECNRERDRQIELAIERLEKETLDMKTSLQQSSENRLRCMREKYEAELQDLNNSKELLTSKVTSVQERLTETTTQLQITEGKLQQCMIQLSNSKQSVDQLTIERDDAKKIVRKEIEMEKRELENKIASLHRELTENNSNRDVQMAQLYSRVKLIVTQKDLAIGKFAKEIDEAKKRCDHLEKLLDQQRKDYVLQSL, from the exons ATGATCAACATACAGCATCCAAGGGTTGTCACTAAGCCCCCGATTAGTAACTTTGCCATGTCCGATAACGGAATGGCACATGGCTTGCCCATGCAGAGGTGCAATTCCGCAGAAGACCGCGTACGGAATTCAAACCCGTCAAGATTCTGCGAAACTAACGGAGGACTGGATTCCAAAAAAGGCGAATACCTGAAAGAAGCAGAGACCCATCCCAATCAGATTAATGCTATGATTGAAAACATTGGATACGACTTAAAAAAGCTGCAAACTACTAGCGATTTTAATCAGAATGTCATCGAGCCAAATTCTTGCTCCTTCGATCAGCTTTGCTCGATGATCAATgatctggaaaaaaatttatctggAAATGAAGCACAACTGAATATCGATTCAAATACCACTGGAAGTTTTGTCAACAACGAAGGGGGCCACTTTTATGGAAACGATCAAGACTATTCCATCAATCAG CTTCAACCGGAGAAAGATTACTCCAATCAACCATGCGGGTCTTCTCTGTCAACTTACGAGGACATCATGTCCCTATTAGGGATTTTGAACCACGAAG GATACCTTGAAGATGTTCCAAACAATCGAGCTTACGCGCATCCAAAGAATATTGAAGCAACACTGAATAGTCGATCTATTCCATGCTGTAACAATCAAGG AATTCATCCCGCACAAACCCATATACCTGAAACGATAAAGGACGATTTAGCGACTCTTAGGTTGCAATTGGAAGAACGGGATGAGACTttaaagattttaaaaaatgaattaaaatcaCAAAGGCATTCTGCTTGCGAGAAGCTAGAATTGCAAAAAAAGCAGCATTGCACTGAGCTGCAGACTCAGAAGACAAAATATCAGACGACGATAAAGAGGCATCAGAAATTTATCGAGCAAATAATAtcagataagaaaaatttgactgaGAAATGCAACTCCTTGACTGAGCATATCAAAGAAATGGAAGTGAAATATCATCGGGAGTTAAAAGTTGTGGCTGATAGACACGCGGTGGAACTCCGACGAGCTAGAGAACTTTGTGCCGCTTCTGAAAAGATCAGACGCGAACGTTGGCTAGAAGCAAAAACTTCTAAAATAAAG GAAATGACTGTGAAGGGGCTAGAGCCAGAACTGCGAAGTATGGTAGAGCAGCATCAGCAGGAGCTTCAAGAAATACGCAGTGCTCACATCAAAGAGCTTCAGGATACCGAGCTGCGGACAATTCGCCGCTCAAATCAACAGCTGGAGCAGTTGCGTCTTGAGCTAACTGCGAGCCATGAAAAGTTATTGAGTAGCGAAAAAGATATTCTCAGAACAAG GTATCAGGAGAAACTAGAACAGCaagagaatttatttcaagaaCAGCGGCGCAAACTGCTGGACGATcttgaacgtgaaaaaaatctgctaGCTCAAGAACATAAACGACTCAATGCTGAGAGAGATGCTGCGATAAGTCAAGCACGTTCACAATTCAAT gaaaaaatcaatactttAATACGACAGCATCAGATCGAGAAAAAAGCTGTTCAAGAATCACTTAGGGTCGAACAAGAGACATGGATGGAAAACTGCAGGAGACAGCACAatatgaaattagaaaaaatggaaacacgGCTGAGAGATGAGTGCAATCGAGAGCGTGACAGACAAATAGAACTGGCTATTGAAAGGCTCGAGAAGGAAACTCTTGACATGAAAACTAGTCTTCAGCAAAGTTCGGAAAACCGGCTCAG atgtatgagagaaaaatatgagGCAGAGCTACAAGACTTGAATAACAGCAAAGAATTGCTGACAAGTAAAGTGACCTCCGTGCAGGAACGCCTCACAGAGACTACGACGCAGCTTCAAATAACTGAGGGAAAACTTCAGCAGTGTATGATCCAGCTAAGTAATTCTAAACAG AGCGTAGATCAATTGACGATTGAGAGAGACGATGCAAAGAAGATTGTTAGGAAGGAAATTGAGATGGAAAAACGAGAACTGGAGAATAAAATAGCCTCTCTTCACCGCGAActtactgaaaataattctaatAGAGATGTTCAAATGGCTCAACTTTATAGCAG GGTCAAGTTAATAGTAACGCAAAAGGATCTGGCAATAGGGAAATTCGCCAAAGAGATTGATGAAGCAAAGAAGAGATGCGATCatctggaaaaattattagatCAACAGAGGAAGGATTACGTACTTCAGTCTTTATAG
- the LOC124176073 gene encoding rab5 GDP/GTP exchange factor isoform X1: MYSIKTPTLRIDEADLKCKNGCGYFGNEEWQGYCSKCHREHLQKQRAQREHARIHESDSSSKTTVHGFYKFEEKKRQQEKKTKLLKLSVFRKTATKTQGFSEIWQELVKDNPELDKVKSETRDLLVQIAKTPAEKDVRKCIHSFVNNILQMKDIKSVEELSELTQNFYQVFAKRMENSPNYADVSPETKERLLDYIERYTMTLLYRILFCPPSTTDEDKDLAIQNRIRQLNWVSGKNLECRIHETSSDVRELVYTSITDLLNMDSVKAPQEKLACVVHCCRNIFVLLQQSVGGPASADEFLPALIFIVLKANPARLKSNINFITRFCNASRLMTGEGGYYFTNLCCAVSFIENLTAESLNMPQKDFDAYMSGARVPASTWESALTMCESIHLMCEHITLLDELKAKNLEIIAESDELKKKMIQFPEKVEAEVDAAITRTPLIITPSQRIPTNLDCVDAESYQLPPPIIPQVQNIDIYPQTLNDETNETLTSHVGDYNGPSIEDCITPSPTFDFPAFDSDGGLHGSKGDDDTSLISLDTQCDLTAEESYLQDRDASDSLLDESQASGTNLPSPLKPVCSLREDYHGFSIQGSNIPTIPCNTGDLSHNTSDLEADNYSGYFHNI; the protein is encoded by the exons ATGTACTCGATCAAGACGCCGACTCTCCGCATTGACGAGGCCGATTTAAAGTGCAAAAATGGTTGTGGATATTTTGGAAACGAAGAATGGCAAGGCTACTGTAGCAAATGTCACAGAGAACATTTGCAAAAGCAACGGGCTCAAAGAGAACACGCCCGCATTCACGAAAG tgATTCAAGCTCTAAGACTACCGTGCACGGTTTTTACAAATTCGAAGAAAAGAAGCGACagcaagaaaagaaaactaaacTATTAAAGCTGTCAGTCTTTCGCAAGACCGCAACGAAAA CTCAAGGTTTTAGCGAGATATGGCAGGAGCTGGTTAAGGATAATCCTGAACTTGACAAAGTGAAATCGGAGACCCGTGACCTTCTGGTACAGATCGCTAAGACTCCGGCTGAGAAAGATGTACGAAAGTGTATTCATTCCTTCGTGAACAACATCTTACAAATGAAGGATATTAAGAGCGTTGAGGAGCTATCTGAACTAACTCAGAACTTCTATCAAGTATTTGCCAAGCGAATGGAAAACAGTCCCAATTATGCAG aTGTTTCTCCAGAAACAAAAGAACGACTACTAGACTACATCGAAAGATACACTATGACCTTACTCTATAGGATACTTTTCTGCCCGCCATCAACTACAGATGAGGACAAGGACCTTGCTATTCAAAACAG AATACGGCAGTTGAATTGGGTGAGCGGAAAGAATCTGGAGTGTCGAATCCACGAAACTAGCTCTGACGTGAGAGAGCTTGTTTACACCTCAATAACAG ATTTATTAAATATGGACTCTGTAAAAGCACCGCAAGAGAAGCTTGCCTGTGTTGTTCATTGTTGtagaaatatatttgtacTACTGCAACAATCTGTTGGGGGTCCAGCTTCAGCCGATGAATTTTTACCGGCGCTTATATTCATTGTGCTGAAAGCTAATCCTGCAAGATTGAAAAGCAACATAAATTTCATCACCCGATTCTGTAATGCTAGCAGATTAATGACTGGTGAAGGAGGTTACTACTTCACAAATTTG TGTTGCGCAGTATCCTTCATAGAAAATCTTACTGCCGAGTCATTAAACATGCCTCAGAAAGATTTCGATGCATATATGTCAGGAGCACGCGTTCCAGCGAGCACATGGGAATCTGCTCTCACTATGTGCGAG agTATACACCTGATGTGCGAACACATAACACTGCTGGATGAACTGAAAGCGAAGAATTTGGAAATCATAGCAGAATCCGATGAgcttaagaaaaaaatgatacaattcCCAGAAAAAGTTGAGGCGGAAGTTGACGCTGCGATAACTCGCACTCCCCTTATTATCACGCCGAGTCAAAGGATACCGACTAATCTTGACTGCGTTGATGCAGAGAGCTACCAGCTACCACCACCAATTATACCACAAGTACAAAATATTGAT ATTTACCCTCAGACCCTGAACGACGAAACAAATGAAACACTGACATCTCACGTTGGTGATTACAACGGACCTTCGATCGAGGATTGCATAACACCATCTCCAACTTTTGATTTCCCAGCCTTTGACTCAGATGGTGGTTTGCATGGAAGTAAAGGGGATGACGATACCAGCCTAATTAGCTTGGATACACAATGCGATCTTACAGCAGAAGAATCGTATCTACAAGACAGAGACGCCTCTGATAGTTTGCTAGACGAATCGCAAGCATCGGGCACTAATTTACCATCGCCTCTAAAACCAGTTTGTTCTCTACGTGAAGATTACCATGGATTCTCAATCCAAGGTTCTAACATTCCCACGATCCCGTGCAACACTGGTGATCTTTCTCACAACACTTCGGACTTGGAGGCAGATAACTATTCTGGCTACTTTCACAACATTTGA
- the LOC124176073 gene encoding rab5 GDP/GTP exchange factor isoform X2: MYSIKTPTLRIDEADLKCKNGCGYFGNEEWQGYCSKCHREHLQKQRAQREHARIHESDSSSKTTVHGFYKFEEKKRQQEKKTKLLKLSVFRKTATKTQGFSEIWQELVKDNPELDKVKSETRDLLVQIAKTPAEKDVRKCIHSFVNNILQMKDIKSVEELSELTQNFYQVFAKRMENSPNYADVSPETKERLLDYIERYTMTLLYRILFCPPSTTDEDKDLAIQNRIRQLNWVSGKNLECRIHETSSDVRELVYTSITDLLNMDSVKAPQEKLACVVHCCRNIFVLLQQSVGGPASADEFLPALIFIVLKANPARLKSNINFITRFCNASRLMTGEGGYYFTNLCCAVSFIENLTAESLNMPQKDFDAYMSGARVPASTWESALTMCESIHLMCEHITLLDELKAKNLEIIAESDELKKKMIQFPEKVEAEVDAAITRTPLIITPSQRIPTNLDCVDAESYQLPPPIIPQIYPQTLNDETNETLTSHVGDYNGPSIEDCITPSPTFDFPAFDSDGGLHGSKGDDDTSLISLDTQCDLTAEESYLQDRDASDSLLDESQASGTNLPSPLKPVCSLREDYHGFSIQGSNIPTIPCNTGDLSHNTSDLEADNYSGYFHNI, encoded by the exons ATGTACTCGATCAAGACGCCGACTCTCCGCATTGACGAGGCCGATTTAAAGTGCAAAAATGGTTGTGGATATTTTGGAAACGAAGAATGGCAAGGCTACTGTAGCAAATGTCACAGAGAACATTTGCAAAAGCAACGGGCTCAAAGAGAACACGCCCGCATTCACGAAAG tgATTCAAGCTCTAAGACTACCGTGCACGGTTTTTACAAATTCGAAGAAAAGAAGCGACagcaagaaaagaaaactaaacTATTAAAGCTGTCAGTCTTTCGCAAGACCGCAACGAAAA CTCAAGGTTTTAGCGAGATATGGCAGGAGCTGGTTAAGGATAATCCTGAACTTGACAAAGTGAAATCGGAGACCCGTGACCTTCTGGTACAGATCGCTAAGACTCCGGCTGAGAAAGATGTACGAAAGTGTATTCATTCCTTCGTGAACAACATCTTACAAATGAAGGATATTAAGAGCGTTGAGGAGCTATCTGAACTAACTCAGAACTTCTATCAAGTATTTGCCAAGCGAATGGAAAACAGTCCCAATTATGCAG aTGTTTCTCCAGAAACAAAAGAACGACTACTAGACTACATCGAAAGATACACTATGACCTTACTCTATAGGATACTTTTCTGCCCGCCATCAACTACAGATGAGGACAAGGACCTTGCTATTCAAAACAG AATACGGCAGTTGAATTGGGTGAGCGGAAAGAATCTGGAGTGTCGAATCCACGAAACTAGCTCTGACGTGAGAGAGCTTGTTTACACCTCAATAACAG ATTTATTAAATATGGACTCTGTAAAAGCACCGCAAGAGAAGCTTGCCTGTGTTGTTCATTGTTGtagaaatatatttgtacTACTGCAACAATCTGTTGGGGGTCCAGCTTCAGCCGATGAATTTTTACCGGCGCTTATATTCATTGTGCTGAAAGCTAATCCTGCAAGATTGAAAAGCAACATAAATTTCATCACCCGATTCTGTAATGCTAGCAGATTAATGACTGGTGAAGGAGGTTACTACTTCACAAATTTG TGTTGCGCAGTATCCTTCATAGAAAATCTTACTGCCGAGTCATTAAACATGCCTCAGAAAGATTTCGATGCATATATGTCAGGAGCACGCGTTCCAGCGAGCACATGGGAATCTGCTCTCACTATGTGCGAG agTATACACCTGATGTGCGAACACATAACACTGCTGGATGAACTGAAAGCGAAGAATTTGGAAATCATAGCAGAATCCGATGAgcttaagaaaaaaatgatacaattcCCAGAAAAAGTTGAGGCGGAAGTTGACGCTGCGATAACTCGCACTCCCCTTATTATCACGCCGAGTCAAAGGATACCGACTAATCTTGACTGCGTTGATGCAGAGAGCTACCAGCTACCACCACCAATTATACCACAA ATTTACCCTCAGACCCTGAACGACGAAACAAATGAAACACTGACATCTCACGTTGGTGATTACAACGGACCTTCGATCGAGGATTGCATAACACCATCTCCAACTTTTGATTTCCCAGCCTTTGACTCAGATGGTGGTTTGCATGGAAGTAAAGGGGATGACGATACCAGCCTAATTAGCTTGGATACACAATGCGATCTTACAGCAGAAGAATCGTATCTACAAGACAGAGACGCCTCTGATAGTTTGCTAGACGAATCGCAAGCATCGGGCACTAATTTACCATCGCCTCTAAAACCAGTTTGTTCTCTACGTGAAGATTACCATGGATTCTCAATCCAAGGTTCTAACATTCCCACGATCCCGTGCAACACTGGTGATCTTTCTCACAACACTTCGGACTTGGAGGCAGATAACTATTCTGGCTACTTTCACAACATTTGA